AATCAGAAATTCTTCTCTTTACATCGCCCTCAGGAAGAAGTCCTTCAAAAAACGGAAGACATTCTCTCTGCGTAAATTCATTTGCCCCCAAAGGCAACGATAAGGAAATAGGTGGATGTCCTGCATTTAAATATATGGAATCATACGAAAAAACGACACCTTTGTCGGCTGTAGATGTCAAATGCCCTGCAAGATTTTCGCCCAAATAAACCGCTAATTTCATCACTTAGCCCCATTCTCAGATAGTTGCAAATTCAAGCCCAGCATTTTCAAGACTTGAAGTGTTTTTCCCAAGTGAATGGAGTCTTTTCCGTTCTCCAATTCAGAAAGAAAACGGGTACCGACTCCACAAAATGCAGCGCATTCGGCCTGAGTAAAACCCAGACTTTTCCGGCGAGCCCTAATCTGCGATGAAAGGTCTTTGAGCGATTGAATTTTCATGCTCTAAATATAATATTCCCGAACGGGAAAATCAATATTTCGTCATGCGGCAAATTAAAAAATATTCCCGAACGGGAAAATGTAAGATGCCATAAAACATATTTGTTTTTTATCATAGAAATATGTTGCCTGAATTCTTTGGATTACCCGTTCTGCTCTTGGAAAAAGTTTGTTGAGGTGAAGTAGTTTTTTGTAATCTATCTAGTGTAAGCAAGTAGCAAACAACAAAAAACGCTAAATAACAGAAATGGTTATGATATAACAAAAGCCTTCCCGAAAGGGAAGGCTTTTGAAGTTCTTTATCAACTCAGACAATGATTATTCATGACCAATGTTTGAGAAGTTTGCAGTCAAAGAAGTACAATCGGTCTTGGTTCCACCATTCGGATCGACGTCAGCAGTATAACTTACAGAAGCACCATTGCCAGACTTGTTGAACTTAATAAACCAAAAACTGGAAATTTTGCAATCATTCAAAGCTGTTTTAGCTGTTGCTCTCCAACCTTCTGTTTCGGAATTGATAGAACCAACCATGGTTGAACCATCGTTAGCACCATTGAACGAATTGGTATAGTCAAAAACTGTGGTAGAGTAGCTTTCAGAACTATTGTTCTGCTTTGCACCCGGAGCGATATAACCAATGTTAGCCCACTTACCAACAGCACCAGTTTCGGCTGCATAAGCATCCTGCAACTTCACGTGTATATGGTTATTATTGACCATTTTACTCATTTTTATATATTTCTCTATATGGAAAAGCAAATAATATGGACTGTGGCTGCTATTAGCGAATTTGCGAAAGCCAAAGCGCTTTCGGTAAAGCAGGCTTTTAATTATCTGAGCCTTTTTAAGGGGATGGATTTTTTAGAAGCTCACTATGGGGCTGAACATTTGCTTTCATTCGACGATACCGTAGAAGATTTGACCGCAATCTGTCAAAGAAACGGAGGTCAGATTCAATGATGTTGTGCTGTGATTTTTAAGTATGATGCCAAAACAAGAATTTCTAGTTGAGGGAATTGTCAGCGACATGGCTAAATGGCTGATGGAAGAACGTAGTATTTCTCTACAGTCGGCATTGAGCCTCATCTACAACTCAAAAACTTTTGAATTGCTACAAAATCCATCAACAGGCCTTTGTACGGAAAGTTCCGCCTACAATTACGATTTGCTAGATTCTGAATTAAAGAACGGGAAATTAATTCAAACGGAAATTTAAAATTTCCACTTTGAATCAAAACCAAGAATTCGTTCGCATTGAACGTTCTTTATCATGTTCATCTGCGAAAGACGCTTTTCGGTGAATTTGTCATCACACGGGACGGATAGCGGAGTTTCGCGTATTTCCTCTACGCATTTTTTGATTTCAGACGTGAGAATTGCACGGGCTGGAGCAACGTAATCACTACCGATTACAGGGCCTCGCTTCGACAGGTATTCGTCAAAGTCCGGTTTTGATCCGTCTGCGCGTACGCCAAAATCAAAGCCATCTTCGGCAAGAGGGACAAAAGCCATATTAAAGTCAAAACACGGATTCATTGCAGTGCGTTCAAAGGTTTCATTGTTCACTAAGAAACCGAAATTTCCAAAATGCCTATCAGAATTCAACGTAATGCAATCCGCCACGACCATACGGCGGAATTCGTCTTCGCAATTAAATTCGCGATAAATTTCAAGAGTTTCGGGAAGTCCGTATTTCACACCATTCTTCAAGAAAAGGCTAACAGGTTTATAACCACATGCCTGACTTGTAAAAATTTTGCAATCGGAAACAACTCGACCATCATATTTTCGCAAATCGTATTTTACCGAATTACAAATTTTTTCAAAGACCTGACTTGCAAGAACTTCACCATAGGGCTCTAATCCCGCGTTCCTAGCTCCTGAGCTACCCGTTTTTATAAGATGAATTCCATCTTTTTCATTCAGCCAGCATTTGTCGTAGGCGCCGTCGGTAGTGAGTTCAGGAGACGTTGTGGACATCTGAATTCCAAACAACCCATTTCCATCAAAAGATAGCTTCGAAATTACTTCATCAAAGCGATTTTCATACAGATTTACATCTTTCCAAGAAATATTTTCACGTTCGCTTTTTACCCAAAGCGTGTCGGTTAAAGAGAGGCAATGCGTAAGAGCAATAAAACCGCTTTTTGTTTTACCACCGCATAATTCCAGTATTTTATTCACGTGGCTACGGTGTTTTGCCGCACTTCTGTTCGCAACCCATGTAGAAAGCGGATCACACCAGAATGGTAAGGCTGCATATGTTTTAACGATTTTGCAAAATTCAAGTTCACCTTCACCTTCGATGATGAAGTCACAAAGGGGAGTTTCCTTATTTATAAGAGTGTAGGTTAAATTTTGCATAGCCATATATGATATAGAATATTTCGGAAAAGAAGTCAATAGAGTCAATTTTTCTAGAGTCTATCATTTCAATAGTACGCAAAGTAAAAAAATGATCTAATCACCAATAGTGCGTAAGGTATTTTTCAAAATAATTGAGCAAAAATGAGCGAAGTGACACAATATTTAGCCATATCCTTCATGAAGTTGCAGGATACATACGTTTCTGAAAGCAATGTTGTCGCGAACTGAACTAGAATTGGTTACAAAATGGAATCCAAAGCCAATTTCACTTACGCTGGTTAAACTGCTACCGACAATGGTGGTACGACAACTCTTGCATTTTTGACAGTAAATATGATTGTTGGCAGGAAGAAAAAAAGTTACACTCAACGACTGTACTGAAGCAGACAAGTGCAAATGGCAGCTTCAGATGAATTCTTCTGATGGCGGAAATGGCATCGCATACACT
This is a stretch of genomic DNA from Fibrobacter sp. UWB13. It encodes these proteins:
- a CDS encoding DUF3791 domain-containing protein, which encodes MEKQIIWTVAAISEFAKAKALSVKQAFNYLSLFKGMDFLEAHYGAEHLLSFDDTVEDLTAICQRNGGQIQ
- a CDS encoding helix-turn-helix transcriptional regulator, with protein sequence MKIQSLKDLSSQIRARRKSLGFTQAECAAFCGVGTRFLSELENGKDSIHLGKTLQVLKMLGLNLQLSENGAK